The following are encoded in a window of Geobacter metallireducens GS-15 genomic DNA:
- a CDS encoding glycosyltransferase family 2 protein, translated as MKLSVVMPVYNEKATLRAIYEQVAAVTIDKEIILVDDCSTDGTREIVRELGATGATVVLHDRNMGKGAALRSGFRHVTGDVVLIQDADLEYDPGQYPLLIQPILNGEVDVVYGSRFLSGERSLGMSFWNRAGNRILTYLSNTLTKLELTDVETCYKVFSRDVLERITIEENRFGCEPEITAKLAKLGVRIREVGISYRGRTSAEGKKIGWRDFISSVRCIAKYTLT; from the coding sequence ATGAAACTGTCGGTGGTGATGCCGGTTTACAACGAGAAGGCAACCCTTCGTGCCATCTATGAACAGGTGGCGGCGGTGACGATCGACAAGGAGATAATTCTTGTGGATGACTGCTCCACCGACGGCACCCGGGAGATCGTCAGGGAACTGGGTGCCACTGGGGCCACGGTGGTTCTCCATGACCGGAACATGGGGAAGGGGGCTGCCTTGAGGAGCGGCTTCCGGCATGTTACGGGGGACGTGGTTCTCATTCAGGATGCCGATCTTGAGTACGATCCGGGACAGTACCCGCTGCTGATCCAGCCGATTCTGAACGGCGAGGTCGATGTGGTCTATGGCTCCCGGTTCCTCTCCGGGGAACGCAGCCTCGGCATGTCGTTCTGGAACAGGGCCGGGAACAGGATACTGACATATCTTTCCAACACGCTGACAAAACTGGAGCTGACCGACGTCGAAACCTGTTACAAGGTCTTCAGCAGGGACGTCCTGGAGCGGATCACCATAGAAGAGAACCGGTTCGGCTGTGAACCGGAGATCACCGCAAAGCTGGCGAAACTGGGGGTGAGAATACGTGAGGTCGGGATATCATATCGCGGCAGAACATCCGCCGAGGGGAAGAAAATCGGCTGGAGGGATTTCATTTCGTCGGTGAGATGCATAGCCAAGTATACTTTGACGTGA